Proteins found in one Rhinolophus ferrumequinum isolate MPI-CBG mRhiFer1 chromosome 9, mRhiFer1_v1.p, whole genome shotgun sequence genomic segment:
- the LOC117027557 gene encoding uncharacterized protein LOC117027557, producing MSVANCSHRPALLRVLLLILLIAQNLLRSQVTPAPVQICHSFHCFGEMCYQEAKFSNQMAECKPGEHHCELIQLNASHHMARCSHSCEGGNETDPSPCLLANDSAPGPGPCSLQCCSGRPLCLVLSEVASGLGHLTIPEVKLVPAPPALKRNEKSCASFSCQGSDCFKGQKAVTTCPEGLDFCELKRSRSGYTAGCSQACVAEIHRCSEAVAQACSQECCLASASGSCLRLDGNLHFSQAAPGATKSPLHWSLSGTMLLLLLLLP from the exons ATGTCTGTGGCAAATTGTAGCCATAGGCCTGCTCTGCTCAGAG TCCTCCTGCTGATCTTACTGATAGCCCAGAACCTGCTCAGAAGTCAGGTGACCCCTGCACCTGTCCAG ATATGCCACAGCTTCCACTGCTTCGGAGAGATGTGCTACCAGGAGGCAAAGTTCTCCAACCAAATGGCAGAGTGTAAACCTGGGGAGCACCACTGTgag TTGATTCAACTTAACGCTTCCCACCACATGGCCCGGTGCAGCCACAGTTGTGAGGGGGGAAATGAAACCGATCCCAGCCCTTGTCTGCTGGCCAACGACTCGGCCCCCGGCCCAGGACCCTGCTCTCTGCAGTGCTGCAGTGGCCGACCACTCTGCCTGGTGCTCAGTGAGGTGGCCTCGG GTCTAGGCCACCTGACCATCCCAGAGGTCAAGCTGGTTCCCGCTCCACCAGCCCTTAAGAGAAAT GAGAAAAGCTGTGCCTCGTTCTCCTGCCAAGGCAGTGACTGCTTCAAAGGGCAGAAAGCTGTGACCACGTGCCCTGAGGGCTTGGACTTCTGTGAG CTGAAACGGTCCAGATCAGGTTACACTGCGGGTTGCAGCCAGGCCTGTGTGGCAGAGATCCACAGGTGTTCTGAGGCTGTGGCTCAGGCCTGCTCCCAGGAGTGCTGCCTAGCCTCGGCCTCAGGCAGCTGCCTCCGGCTGGATGGGAACCTCCACTTCAGCCAGGCAGCCCCAGGGGCCACCAAGAGCCCCCTGCACTGGTCGCTGTCTGGGAccatgctgctgctgctcctcctGCTCCCCTAG